The Patescibacteria group bacterium genome contains the following window.
ATAGAAAAGTGCTCGTTCCACTCTTCCTGTTTTCTCTTCGAACCAGAGTAGAACTCACCACCCATATCCATTTGTACATTAATTTTTGTTGTTATGTTGTGAGATCGCAACCAACACACCGGTAAATGGGGTCAGGTCTTGTTTTTTGCATTATCAATAAATCTCTTCACTATTCTGCTCACTACCGATACATGTAGGCCAATTTTAGTTGCTATTTCTGATAAAGAATAACCGCTATTTTTGTAGGCATCATAAATTAATTCGTTTCGTTTTTCTTTTGTTATATCTTTTTCTCTAAATATTTTATCCAAGGACGGTCTACCAACATATCTCTCTTTTTTATTTATGCTTATTGATTCTTTTCTTTCTTTTTTAATATAATCTCTTATTTTTTCTGCAAAAGGAATAGATCCAAGAACAATACCACCCTTTAGATCTTCCCAAACATCACTATCTCCTACTCCCAAACTAATATATTTTTTATACTCTTCTAGTCCATCAAACCTTTTTAGAGCATCGCCTCTTTCAGTAACATTACCCTCGTCATCAATTAACATTTCTCTGTGGCTACTCCAGTGATAGTTTTCTGGATTTTTTACCATTTTCGCTCTAACTGGATTTAATACTATATATCTCACCAATTCATAAAAATATTTTTCTTCATCAACCAAAATGGCTTTGTATCTTCCTTGGAATATATGACCTACTGTTTTGTGATTGTAATTAGATTTCTGCGTATAGACTCCGTTCAGTTGCCTCATTCCTTGAGATAGATTTGGGTCAAGAGTTTTAATAAGTAAATGATAATGATTAGACATCAGACAATAGGCATAG
Protein-coding sequences here:
- a CDS encoding transposase; the protein is MARPLRIEYPGAFYHITSRGNARQDIFKTKKDFKDFLIILKENTERYNWQCYAYCLMSNHYHLLIKTLDPNLSQGMRQLNGVYTQKSNYNHKTVGHIFQGRYKAILVDEEKYFYELVRYIVLNPVRAKMVKNPENYHWSSHREMLIDDEGNVTERGDALKRFDGLEEYKKYISLGVGDSDVWEDLKGGIVLGSIPFAEKIRDYIKKERKESISINKKERYVGRPSLDKIFREKDITKEKRNELIYDAYKNSGYSLSEIATKIGLHVSVVSRIVKRFIDNAKNKT